From Bacteroidota bacterium:
CAGTCATGAGCATCATCACGAAGAATCGTTCCTAACAAAATATGTTTTCAGCATGGACCATAAGGTCATCGCGCGTCAGTTTTTGATAACGGCTGTTATTATGGCGCTGGTGGGCATGGTTATGTCAACATTGTTTCGTTTGCAGCTTGCCTGGCCCGGACAAAAGTTCTGGTTAGTGGAGTTTTTATTAGGCGACAAGTGGGGTAAGGATGGCATTTTAGATCCTAATATGTACCTGGCTCTTGTTACAATTCACGGTACCATCATGGTGTTTTTCCTGCTTACAGGAGGGTTAAGTGGCACGTTCGCCAATTTACTTATTCCTTACCAGGTTGGGGCGCGTGATATGGCTTCCGGGTTTTTGAATATGCTTTCGTTTTGGTTCTTTTTGGCATCTAGTGTAATAATGTTATTGTCGCTTTTTGTTGAAGGTGGACCTGCATCTGCCGGATGGACGGTTTATCCTCCGTTAAGCGCACTGCCTCAGGCCATTCCGGGCTCAGGCTTAGGGATGACCCTTTGGTTGTTGAGTATGACAATATTTGTTGTTTCAGCTCTTTTAGGAGGCTTGAATTATATAATAACTGTATTTAACATGCGTACCAAAGGGATGTCGATGACCCGTTTGCCTCTCACGATATGGGCTTTCCTTATTACCGCTATTCTTGGTGTCCTCTCCTTTCCGGTTCTTGTATCGGCTGTAGTTTTATTGTTGATGGATAGAACATTTGGTACAAGTTTCTACCTGTCGGATATATATATTGGCGGACAGGCCCTTGAACAGAGCGGAGGCAGTCCGATCCTATACCAGCACTTGTTCTGGTTCCTTGGTCACCCTGAAGTATACATTGTGTTATTACCCGCTCTTGGCATTGCTTCTGAGGTTATAGCCACCAACGCACGCAAACCTATCTTTGGGTACCGTGCGATGATCGGCTCCATGCTGGCCATCGGATTTTTATCGTTTATCGTTTGGGGGCATCACATGTTCATTACTGGGATGAATCCTTTCCTGGGTTCTGTATTCGTATTCACCACATTGTTGATCGCTATACCGTCAGCAGTTAAGGCGTTCAATTATATTACAACGTTATGGAAGGGCAATCTTAAATTAACGCCTGCCATGTTATTTGCTATCGGTTTGGTATCAACCTTTGTTACAGGCGGCGTTACAGGCATTATACTTGCAGACTCAGCGCTTGATGTTCCTGTACACGACACATACTTTGTTGTAGCCCACTTCCACATTGTAATGGGTCTTTCGGCCGTATTAGGTATGTTCGCAGGGGTTTATCATTGGTTCCCGAAACTTTTCCTTCGCCAGATGAATAAGAAATTAGGATATCTGCATTTTTGGACAACCTTTATTTCGGCGTATGGCGTATTTTTCCCGCAGCACTTTTTAGGCCTTGCAGGTGTTCCCCGTCGTTATTATACCAATACCGATTTCCCGATGTTTGATCACCTGGTTGATATAAATATTCTTGTTTCGATCTTTGCCTTTATTGGAGCCGTGGCGCAGTTCATTTTTGTATTCAACTTTTTCTACAGCATATTCCGGGGACCTAAATCAGAACAAAATCCATGGCATAGTAATTCACTGGAGTGGACCACACCAATGGCGCATACCCACGGTAACTGGCCGGGTGCTTTACCCGTGGTTAAACGTTGGGCATACGATTACAGTAAACCAGGTAAACAATTGGATTATGTTCCGCAAACAGTTCCCCTTGAAGAAGGTGAAGTGGATGGCGGTGCACATTAATTAGTTAAAAGAGCAATTAAATCCCATCACGCTTAAGCGTGATGGGATTTTTATTGTGCAATATGTTTTTCAATACT
This genomic window contains:
- a CDS encoding cbb3-type cytochrome c oxidase subunit I → MSHDNHGHSAHAHEHSHEHHHEESFLTKYVFSMDHKVIARQFLITAVIMALVGMVMSTLFRLQLAWPGQKFWLVEFLLGDKWGKDGILDPNMYLALVTIHGTIMVFFLLTGGLSGTFANLLIPYQVGARDMASGFLNMLSFWFFLASSVIMLLSLFVEGGPASAGWTVYPPLSALPQAIPGSGLGMTLWLLSMTIFVVSALLGGLNYIITVFNMRTKGMSMTRLPLTIWAFLITAILGVLSFPVLVSAVVLLLMDRTFGTSFYLSDIYIGGQALEQSGGSPILYQHLFWFLGHPEVYIVLLPALGIASEVIATNARKPIFGYRAMIGSMLAIGFLSFIVWGHHMFITGMNPFLGSVFVFTTLLIAIPSAVKAFNYITTLWKGNLKLTPAMLFAIGLVSTFVTGGVTGIILADSALDVPVHDTYFVVAHFHIVMGLSAVLGMFAGVYHWFPKLFLRQMNKKLGYLHFWTTFISAYGVFFPQHFLGLAGVPRRYYTNTDFPMFDHLVDINILVSIFAFIGAVAQFIFVFNFFYSIFRGPKSEQNPWHSNSLEWTTPMAHTHGNWPGALPVVKRWAYDYSKPGKQLDYVPQTVPLEEGEVDGGAH